AAGTAGCCTTGCTTATCTTGCAGCGCATGGCCTAGCTCGTGCGCCACCACCGCCATCGCAGCCACCGAGGGCGTCTGCGCCGACCCGGCCGATAGCCGCATGACTTTGCTGCGCGGGTCGTAGTGATCGGTCAGATCGCCGGCGATCATCTCGACTTGCACATAGTCGAGGCCCTCGTTACGCATCAGCACGCGCGCCACGTCGGCACCGGTCATGTTCTGCATGTTGCGCACCTGCGCATACTTCCGATATGTCGACGAGACCTTCCACTGCGCGAACAGCACCAGCGCCAGCGCCGGCAGCATGAAGATCATATAGCTGGCATTAAAGAATAAGAATGGCATGCCCGTACTCCTCGGCGAACCCGGCCGGTGTATCGGCCGATAAGTGTCGGCCTTCGATAGCTACAATGCGACACAATCGAATTATAGCATCAACCGCCGGCCGGGGTATTAGAGCCGTGTTAGAGCTCAGCCGGCGTGTGCAGCCGTGCCGATCTGTAGCACTGCGTCGATCGTGCGGGCCAGCCAATTGCGCGCGCGCCGCCAGCTGCTCGGCGCGTCGCCGGGTGCGATCAGCAGGCCGATCGCAACGCCGCACAGAAATGTGCCCACCTTCATCAGATCCCCCCGCCATGGCCGGTTGCGTCGGCGGCTGGGCCGTGCTTGAGCAGATCGTGTGCGGCCGTCTGTACCTTGGCAACCGTGTCGCTGGCGACCTGCTGGGCACGCTGCACGGCATCCTCGGCGCGGTTTTTCAGCTCGAGCCCGCGCTCGGCTACCTGCTCGCGCGCTTCGGCGCCGCTGCGGGGTGTGAGCAGTGCGGCAGCGGCCGCGCCGGCCACCGCGCCAAGCACCAGCCCGGCTAGAAATAATGCATCGTTCGTTCGCTGGCTCATAGGTTCTCGCTTCTCTAGTACACCGGTAGCGTCTACTTCTGATCCGCTATTCTACCGCTGCGCCGGGCGCCGTCAAGTTTGTTCCCACACTGTAACTGGCCCGATCTACCATGCATGTGTTGCTGCTAGAGGCGCAGTTGGCCATGCCGGCGCGCAGCCGCCCGATCGCGGATGGCATATAATAGGCACTATGAACATCGAATTTACCCCCATGGCCGATGCCGATACCGTGGCTGCGGCGCTGGCCGCGCTGGCCTGCTATATCGAGCCGAGCACACCGGCAGCCGCCGAGCCGCCGGCCGAGCCACAGCCAGCCTGGCGCAGCGCCGGCCTGCTCGCAGCACAGGGATTGCCGCCAACGCGCCGCGCTCCGTCGGTAGGCTGGGCTGCGGCCGAGCGTGTACGCCGCGAGGCGGGCTGGAGCTTTGGCATCGTGGGACTCTAAGCCGGCCGATAGTGGCAGGGGCACGGCACCCTCGAGCGCGCTGTTGCGCTGGGCAGGCGCGATTGAGGCCCGGCGCTGCTGCCTGGAGTCG
The sequence above is drawn from the Candidatus Kouleothrix ribensis genome and encodes:
- a CDS encoding YtxH domain-containing protein, with the protein product MSQRTNDALFLAGLVLGAVAGAAAAALLTPRSGAEAREQVAERGLELKNRAEDAVQRAQQVASDTVAKVQTAAHDLLKHGPAADATGHGGGI